The sequence below is a genomic window from Streptosporangium lutulentum.
AACGGGCCGGGCGCGGTGTTCACCGTACGGCTGCCGCTGCCGCGGGAAGCGCGCGTTTCATGATCTCGGTGCTGGTCGTCGAAGACGAGGAGATCACCGCCGAGGCGAACCGCCTCTTCGTGGAGCGGGTGCCCGGTTTCCGGGTGGACGGGGTGGCCAGGACCGGCGGGGAGGCGCTGCGCTTCCTGCGGCGGCACCCGGTCGACCTGATCCTGCTCGACCTCTACCTGCCCGACATGCACGGCCTGGAGGTGTGCCGGGCACTGCGGGCCGCCGGCGTGCTGTCCGACGTCATCGCGATCACCTCCGCGCGCGACCTGTCGGTGGTCAGGTCCGCGGTGTCGGTCGGGGTGGCCCAGTATCTGCTCAAGCCGTTCACGTTCGCCTCGTTGAACGAGAAACTCATGCGCTACGCGGAGTTCCGGTCGTCGGTGGACGGCTCGGGCGAGGCCAGCGGCCAGAGCGAGGTGGACCGCGCCCTCGCCACCCTGTGGGGCCCGGCGCACAATCCGCTGCCGAAGGGAATGACCCCGGCCACCCTCGACGCCATCCTGGCCGAACTGCGCAAGGCCTCCGAAGGCCTGTCCGCGCAGGCCGCGGGCACCGCGATCGGCGTCTCCCGGGTGACCGCCCGCCGCTACCTGGAATACCTCACGGAGAGCGGGATCGCCCGCAGGGTTCCGCAGTACGGCGGGCTGGGACGTCCCGAGCTGCTCTACCGGCTCCTGGAGCTCCGTACGTCATAACGGCCGCGGAACTGGTAGGACATAAGCAGTCCGCCCTGCCACCCGCGGGCTTCAGGAGTGAAGCATGCCCTTTTTCACAGCGTCATCGAGTCCGCACGGCACGGCGTTCGTCGTCCAGGCCCGCGGAGAACTCGACTACCAGCACGCCCCCGTCTTCCGCAGCGAGATGACCAAGGCCTGGGAGTCGGGAGTGTCCTCCGTGGTCGTCATCGACGTCACCGAACTCACCTTCTGTGACTCCACCGGAGTCGGAGAGCTCATCCTGAGTCTCCAGCGGAGCCAGGCCCTGGGCACCCGTCTGACCCTCGTCGGCGTCCACGGCACCTTGGAGCGGATCCTCGCCATCACCGGCCTGCGCCCCGCCTTTGAGCTCTCCCCCTCCGTCGAGGAGGCTCTGCGGGGCACCTGATCGGCCTGCCGTCCGGTCTGATCGGCCTCAACCGTGACCCATCGGGGCTCAGTGGCCGCGGTGGGCCTGGTCCATCGGCATCCGGGGCGCGTCCACGATCACATCGGAGAAGATGTCGACCACGAGGGCGACCACGCCGCCGATCGCGACGATCCCGGCCCCCACCCAGAAGAACATCCAGTTGGGGCCGAGGCACAGGGCCACGCCACCGACGGTGAACCCCGCCAGAATGATGATCACCGCAAGCCAAGACTTGGGGCTTCCTCCGTGACTACCAGCCATGATCTTTCCCGTCCTCTCCGTGGATCAGTAATGCGCGTGCGCCGTGGCGATCGCCCGGATCGGCGGCCGGTGGAGCTTCGGCAGCTCCTCCAGGTCGTACCCGGGCTTTCGATGACCGCCGGCGGAATCCTCTCCGCCTGGCCGCGCGACTTTCCGGCCCTCCGGACTGAGCGTGACCACCAGGACGCGCTCGTCCTGGCCGTCGTACCACCACCGGATATAGCCGATCATCTCAAGACGCTTCAGCAGCGAGGACAGCGTACCGGGGCCGAGCCTCAGTGGCTCGCTCAGCTCCCTGGTCGGCGGCGGTCCCGGACACCGTATCGACCGAACCGAGTCCCCGTTTGGAAC
It includes:
- a CDS encoding HGxxPAAW family protein, whose protein sequence is MAGSHGGSPKSWLAVIIILAGFTVGGVALCLGPNWMFFWVGAGIVAIGGVVALVVDIFSDVIVDAPRMPMDQAHRGH
- a CDS encoding anti-sigma factor antagonist (This anti-anti-sigma factor, or anti-sigma factor antagonist, belongs to a family that includes characterized members SpoIIAA, RsbV, RsfA, and RsfB.), which produces MPFFTASSSPHGTAFVVQARGELDYQHAPVFRSEMTKAWESGVSSVVVIDVTELTFCDSTGVGELILSLQRSQALGTRLTLVGVHGTLERILAITGLRPAFELSPSVEEALRGT
- a CDS encoding response regulator, encoding MISVLVVEDEEITAEANRLFVERVPGFRVDGVARTGGEALRFLRRHPVDLILLDLYLPDMHGLEVCRALRAAGVLSDVIAITSARDLSVVRSAVSVGVAQYLLKPFTFASLNEKLMRYAEFRSSVDGSGEASGQSEVDRALATLWGPAHNPLPKGMTPATLDAILAELRKASEGLSAQAAGTAIGVSRVTARRYLEYLTESGIARRVPQYGGLGRPELLYRLLELRTS